The following DNA comes from Deinococcus betulae.
GGCGTTGTTGAACATGCCGTCTAAGAAGGTGCCGGCGTCGGTCCCCGCGAACAACTTGCTGAAGGCCCCGCCGATTTGACCGATCTGGCCAGCGGCTTTATCTAGTCCAGCGCTGGTTTCCACCTCTTTACTCAACTCGCGCCACTTGGCAATCAGCCGGTCAATTTCAGCCGCTGCCTCTGGCATGGTCTTCTTCAGCTGTTCCAGAGATTCGATCTGGGAGGCATAAGGCTTTTTCGTCTGTCCCATTGCCTCGGCCAATTCATCCTGAGCATTTTTCAACGTCTGGACGTTGGCCACCTGAGTGTCAATGCCGTCTAGGACATTGCCAATAGCTTCTTTGAGTGTGGGATCAGTCACCCGGTCTCGCAGGGCCATTAGGGCAGGCACGAACTTGTCCTTAAGGGTGGTGGCATAGGTGCTGCTGCGAGTGTCCAGCTTGCCGATTTCCTCTCCAATGACCCCCAGGTCTTTCCAGCCCGCATCAGTGCTTTCCCGGTCCAGGCGAACGCTTAGCGCGTCACTCAGCGTCTTCTTCAAAGTCTGCCACTCGGCGCCGTCACCTATTTTGGTTTGCATGGACTTCAGCAGGGCCACTGGCACCGCGCTGAAATCCTCAGGAGTAATGGCATTCAGCTTCTCCAGGAAAGCGGTGCGCCCGGCTTCCCCCAGTCCGCTGAACTTGTCCCCGAACCATTCATTCCCCGCGCCGCCCAGGAAATTCAGCATCATGCCGGGGCCGAGCTGGCTGTAGCGGTTGACTGTATCGAGGTCGCGGTCCTCAATCGCGCGCGTTCCCACGTCGGCATCACGTGCCGTCTGGTCTGCGATGCGCTCAGCCTCTTCGCGGTAGTAAGCCAGAATGTTCAGGCTTTCCTGGGCGGCACGTTCCAGGTCAGCCTGCATTTGGGTGAACACGTCAGCGTAGACACGTTGAATGCTGGCCGCTGCCGCCGGATTGATGGTTAGCAGTTCCTCAATTGAGCGCACCCCGTAGCCCTTCAGGGCGGCAGCCAGGCCCTCGGCCCCCACCCCATAGGACATCCGCGTGCCGTAGTCCATGACAGCGTCGGTGTTGCCGTACTTCCGGGTATCGCGCTCCTGCTGCTCATCAAAGTCCAGCAGCCAGGCAGCCTCTGGGGCCTGAGCCAGATCGTTAATTACGTCCAGCAGCGTTTGTACCTGCTCGGCAGTGAGGCGGCCCGCAACTCCAAAGTCCTGAATGACCTGCATGAAACCGGCGATAGCGCGGGGGTCTTCCATCTCGTGCTTGAGCCCCATCAGCCGGTCATAGAGGGTCAGGAATGTCTTTTCAGCAGGAATAAGCGTCTGAGCAACCTGGGCCAGTTCGCGTCCGCCGAGTTGCGTCAGGTCAAGACTGTCCAGCGCTTCATTCCCTGCAGCAATGCCTTCCTCCAAAGCCTGTCGCATGGCTTCATCCAGAGCCAAGCCTTCCTCCAAGCCCTCCGTAATGGCCGCCCCCATCGCGCCCCCAGCCTCAATACTTTGCTGCGTGATATCTGCCGCGATCTTGTTCTGGGCAGTCTTCAGGGCATTCTCGGCGGCGCGTATCGCGTTGTCATAGGTTTTCCCACTGTTGTCCAGCTTCAATTCACGGGCTGCGGCATTCAGGTTCTTGTCGTTCCTGATTCCTGTATCCCGTTCCTGACGCTCTTTCTCCGCGATGGCCCTCCGAGCGTCATAGGTCAGCTGGGCATAGCGCAGTTCCACTTGCGCGACCTTCTGAGCATTTTCCCCAGCCTCGCGCAGGTCACGGGTACGGTCCTCTTCTAGACGCCCCAGTTCCAGGCTGGCTGCCTCAACTCGGCCCTGGGCCAAGGCCTCACGAATCTTGGCAGCACGCTGCTCGGCTTCCTTCTGTTTCTGCTGGGCTTCACGGTCAGTGGCGTCCCGATCACGCTTGGCCTGCTCACTGGCCCGCTTCTGGTCTGCCTCGGCTTGCTGCTGAGCCTGGCGCTGCCTGGCCGTCAGCTGGAGCGCCAGTTGATAGCTGGCCTGACGGGCTTTGTCCTCGCCGGCCCACTGGCGCATAGCGGCGTCTACTTGCAGGCCGCGCCGCCCCGTCAGGTCGCTCTCGGCCTTGGCCGCCTCACGGGCCAACTCCAGGGCGCGTGCCTGGTTCTTGTTCCAGTCGGCCAAGGTGAGGCTGTAGTCTTTGAGGTCTTTCTCCTCTGCCTTCGGGAGACTTGTGGATGGCTTGGGTATGATCACGCCCCCCGCCGCTGTTACGGGCTTGAAGGTCATCTTGAACGGGTCTTGTTCCACCCCTCGGGCGCTGTAGCCCATGATGTGGACGTGAGCATTTGAGGGCCCCAGATCCTTATGCGCCAAGCTGCCCGTTTGCCCGACGTAGCCCAGCAAAGAGCCCTGCTTGACCAGCAACTTGCCGCCAGCTTTCTCAATGGCCGCTTCCAGGCCCGGCGCGTACTTGTCGAGGTGTCCCAGCAGCAGCTTCTGACCCTGCGCATCAATCATCTCAATGATGTGACCTGTGGTCTCAGACCAACGTTTCGTGACGTATCCCGCCCAGGGCGCCACCATCTCAGTGCCCACCGGCGCAAAGATGTCCTCGCCGTTGTGGCGCTGATTGCCAAAATACGTGCCGTTGTACGGCGTGCCACGTCCCCGGCCAGCCAGCCCCATGAGTCCTACGGTGGCGAGGCCAGACACATCGTCCCCCACCCGGGTCTGCCCGGGTAACAGAGGCCCTTCACCTCTGAGGGGCGTGTTCGCCATGTTGCCAGCGGGCTTGCCCAGAGCCTGTGCGCCTTTCTCCACGGCGTCTGTGTAGAGCTTCAGGTACTTGGCATAGTTCGCCAGAATCGCCTCAATCTGATTGAGATAATTCTTCGCCCCACCTTCCATCAGGCCGCTGGCCACCAGCTGTTCACGCAGGTCAATCGCCGCCTGGCGCTGCTGGAGCTGGCCCAGCGTGGCAAACACGCCCTGCACCGGTAACGCCGCAGCGGCCGTGGCCACAGTGCTGGCTTCCTTGATGGCTTGGCCCGCACCGAAGATCAGTTTGTAGGCCATCGTGGTGGCGTCGTCTTTGGCCCAGTCGATCTTGAGGGTCGCCTTGATTTCCTTCGGCGTAGACGCTTCGTTCAGCTTGGTCTGAAGGTCGCCCAGCTTTTCGAGCAGCGGCGTGACGCCTTCTTGCAGGAACTTGGTGAACGACTTCAGCAGAGTGCCATTGAAGAGGATCTGCACCCGCTCCCAGGCGGCATGGAACTGCTTGACGTTCTCCGTGGCCGTGCCTTTGAGCTTCTGGACATCGCGGGACAGCTCACCTGTGCTGTTGCGGACTTTGTCCAGAATGCCGCCCGTATCGCCCAAGCCGCCCTTGAGTAGACCGATGGCCGCGTTCAGGCCGCCCACGTCGCCAATCAGGGTGCTCAGCGCCTCACTGTTCTCGCCCACCCCGCGCCCCATCTGATCCATGAACTGCACCAGCCCCATGGTTTTCAAGGCCGTGGCACTGAATTCGATCCCCAGTTCTTTCGCCTTGTCCTTGGCTTCCTTGGTCGGCTTCTGGATGGCGGTCAACACGCCTCGCAGGTAATCCAGGGCCGTGCCGGTCGGCAGACCCCGGCTGGTGAGCAGGGCCGTGGCCGCCAGTAGCTCTTCCATGGGGACGTTCAGTTCTTTGGCCTGACCGGCCACCGAGCCGATGCTCTGGGCAGCTTCGGCCAGGGTAATCTTGCCGGCCTTGATGCTGGCCCACAGCATGTCGCTGACGCGGGCCGCGTCGCTGGCACTCATGCCGTAGGCGTTGAGCAGGCTCGTGAGCACATCGGCCCCCACCTTCACCTCAGCGCGGGCCACCTTAGAGAGATCGGCTGCCGTGCGCAGGAAGCTCAGGGCGGCTTCCTCACTCTCAGTCCCACGGACAGACGCACCCTGCACTTCATCCAAACCTTCCTTCAGTTCTCGGAAGGAACGGCTGGTATCAACGGTCATCTTCAGCAGGGCATTCCCCATGCGCCCCAGTTCGCTGGGGAGCTTGTCTGTCAGCAAGCTGATTTCCGCCATCTGGGCTTCAAACTCGGCGGCGCGCTGCGTGCCGGTGACGATGGCGAAGGCCAGCGCCCCTACAGCCGCTGTCGTGGCGGCGAACGCGATGGCATTGCGCGCCTCCGCAACCGCTGTGGCGCGGGCGGCAGGGTCTGCTTCGCGGTGGGCATCACGCAGACTCTGAACGTGCTCAGCGGCCTGCTCGACGGCGCCGCCCATGCCCTC
Coding sequences within:
- a CDS encoding phage tail tape measure protein — translated: MTQTSLGDLVLTPVLDLGDVHTQLAKYRQFVERETGVKIIVDARESLNSLDRVKRDLAQVGDLNRQQTAQQTQNARLLGAQYQASMRALQEQNATVIAAHRAQTAAGRAEAAAAAERTARIREQQAQLRLTAQLATQAARDEKQRSMASVNALDQQTRAYRNLWQARQLSDDEIIEAQRRIHSQALIQAQAVDKTSDAYRRLTQVAAAAQRTMDQASGQNTPGSFSAGVHQGVLSALGNLGPFGQLAEQLGMIYQQYRAAQTEMRDAGADVGRAASDGLSEGLRIRQDEVKKEGRETGEALERGVKEALDIHSPSRVLRRVGSWAADGFVDGVRSKGDEALYAGRLLGQQAQRGLQSVNLSADFGIGPGTGLGLFSSTGGGFGGQVSGMAGAAADTKEAVDALNSLPEAAAAAELGAAGMEIAAEGMGGAVEQAAEHVQSLRDAHREADPAARATAVAEARNAIAFAATTAAVGALAFAIVTGTQRAAEFEAQMAEISLLTDKLPSELGRMGNALLKMTVDTSRSFRELKEGLDEVQGASVRGTESEEAALSFLRTAADLSKVARAEVKVGADVLTSLLNAYGMSASDAARVSDMLWASIKAGKITLAEAAQSIGSVAGQAKELNVPMEELLAATALLTSRGLPTGTALDYLRGVLTAIQKPTKEAKDKAKELGIEFSATALKTMGLVQFMDQMGRGVGENSEALSTLIGDVGGLNAAIGLLKGGLGDTGGILDKVRNSTGELSRDVQKLKGTATENVKQFHAAWERVQILFNGTLLKSFTKFLQEGVTPLLEKLGDLQTKLNEASTPKEIKATLKIDWAKDDATTMAYKLIFGAGQAIKEASTVATAAAALPVQGVFATLGQLQQRQAAIDLREQLVASGLMEGGAKNYLNQIEAILANYAKYLKLYTDAVEKGAQALGKPAGNMANTPLRGEGPLLPGQTRVGDDVSGLATVGLMGLAGRGRGTPYNGTYFGNQRHNGEDIFAPVGTEMVAPWAGYVTKRWSETTGHIIEMIDAQGQKLLLGHLDKYAPGLEAAIEKAGGKLLVKQGSLLGYVGQTGSLAHKDLGPSNAHVHIMGYSARGVEQDPFKMTFKPVTAAGGVIIPKPSTSLPKAEEKDLKDYSLTLADWNKNQARALELAREAAKAESDLTGRRGLQVDAAMRQWAGEDKARQASYQLALQLTARQRQAQQQAEADQKRASEQAKRDRDATDREAQQKQKEAEQRAAKIREALAQGRVEAASLELGRLEEDRTRDLREAGENAQKVAQVELRYAQLTYDARRAIAEKERQERDTGIRNDKNLNAAARELKLDNSGKTYDNAIRAAENALKTAQNKIAADITQQSIEAGGAMGAAITEGLEEGLALDEAMRQALEEGIAAGNEALDSLDLTQLGGRELAQVAQTLIPAEKTFLTLYDRLMGLKHEMEDPRAIAGFMQVIQDFGVAGRLTAEQVQTLLDVINDLAQAPEAAWLLDFDEQQERDTRKYGNTDAVMDYGTRMSYGVGAEGLAAALKGYGVRSIEELLTINPAAAASIQRVYADVFTQMQADLERAAQESLNILAYYREEAERIADQTARDADVGTRAIEDRDLDTVNRYSQLGPGMMLNFLGGAGNEWFGDKFSGLGEAGRTAFLEKLNAITPEDFSAVPVALLKSMQTKIGDGAEWQTLKKTLSDALSVRLDRESTDAGWKDLGVIGEEIGKLDTRSSTYATTLKDKFVPALMALRDRVTDPTLKEAIGNVLDGIDTQVANVQTLKNAQDELAEAMGQTKKPYASQIESLEQLKKTMPEAAAEIDRLIAKWRELSKEVETSAGLDKAAGQIGQIGGAFSKLFAGTDAGTFLDGMFNNATLGVKAFTQFMTGDFVGMAATTVEWVSNIIQTVENLNSGLKAWKQNMAEVGKESARGAGMSGGIFGNPYAEELRRNAVNAEKLSNSNGIQRFLWGAFGGTPQVLSAEATKMKVQAAEIFADLGQSIGSALTDSLMDAFLKADFSGVQEAMDKTLNTFIVKTAMEAVIKKSRLKDLIEDFADEAARGGDTSDEAAAIRGEFAAVTQTFASMAPGMPGYGSNLGNLDTRGVDTTGLSTLPEPIQFALATPLLEGVRGIKDAAGVLLEGATIIRDAAKAGFRVTVQQEQGAGGYRSTTGTLV